In Maridesulfovibrio ferrireducens, one DNA window encodes the following:
- a CDS encoding metal-dependent phosphohydrolase, whose protein sequence is MKKNIPSEEECERLLTEVFKLPEDQLASARLVKTVALRIGRDLKWLRDSGPNISLIKAGALLCHVAGHGPNHDKLAGIKLRKLGYPEVADIADTHWELDFSEELPVSEKEIVFIATKLVEKDQIISVAYKYDFKIEAAKNNPQEVADLKRKKEIAMKIKTTIEHETEKNLEELAIAEN, encoded by the coding sequence ATGAAAAAAAATATTCCAAGTGAAGAAGAATGCGAAAGGTTGCTAACTGAGGTTTTCAAACTTCCTGAAGATCAGCTTGCAAGTGCCAGACTTGTTAAAACAGTTGCTTTACGGATAGGGCGTGATCTTAAATGGCTGCGTGACAGTGGACCGAACATATCTTTGATCAAAGCTGGTGCTCTGCTGTGCCACGTTGCAGGACATGGCCCGAACCATGACAAACTTGCGGGAATAAAACTCAGAAAGCTCGGATATCCAGAAGTGGCTGATATAGCTGACACACACTGGGAACTTGATTTTTCAGAAGAGTTACCTGTTTCAGAAAAGGAAATCGTTTTCATCGCCACTAAATTGGTAGAAAAAGATCAAATCATCAGTGTTGCTTATAAGTATGATTTTAAAATAGAAGCCGCAAAAAACAACCCGCAGGAAGTTGCTGATCTTAAACGCAAAAAAGAAATTGCCATGAAGATCAAAACAACAATCGAGCACGAAACTGAAAAGAATCTGGAAGAACTGGCCATCGCAGAGAACTAA
- a CDS encoding GAK system XXXCH domain-containing protein: MGKENKIEKFIKPDELPDFLRKMAEAIETGKSEDMPGFTFMAGFKKLKINISHNLEQTTIKIKAKPAYESEEQKTDDGISGRLKYSSLKKRMGDSFKIIFKTIHAGSFPPGETVSQFIEDSKLMVTYEGYGDEYYEEYITACDTFKNAVENNNIEEAHKACDSLNNIKAHCHSQHK, translated from the coding sequence ATGGGTAAAGAAAACAAGATTGAAAAATTCATAAAGCCGGATGAGCTTCCTGACTTCCTTCGTAAAATGGCTGAGGCTATCGAAACCGGAAAATCAGAGGACATGCCCGGCTTCACTTTCATGGCTGGCTTTAAAAAACTTAAAATCAATATCAGTCACAATTTAGAACAAACAACTATCAAAATTAAAGCCAAACCTGCTTACGAATCGGAAGAACAGAAAACGGATGACGGTATTTCCGGCAGACTCAAATACAGCAGTCTTAAAAAGCGAATGGGAGATTCTTTTAAAATAATATTTAAAACCATTCACGCAGGTTCATTTCCTCCCGGAGAGACTGTCAGCCAGTTCATAGAAGACTCTAAACTGATGGTTACCTACGAAGGTTACGGTGATGAATATTATGAAGAATACATCACCGCCTGTGACACTTTTAAAAATGCTGTCGAGAACAATAATATTGAAGAAGCTCACAAAGCATGTGACAGTTTAAACAACATTAAAGCCCACTGCCATTCTCAACATAAATAA
- a CDS encoding LysR family transcriptional regulator — MRQLRYFEAVAEELHFGKAAERLHIQQPPLSRQIQSLEEELGTQLFNRTNRKVELTEAGKYFLDEAKEMLKKDSRARATLQAMGDGTAGKLHVGFVYLVLSSAFPDIVGRFIRKYTAIDVELHDETSYEQIEAVRDGSRHVGFVTLNLMDLQDLSHVVVQCTNPRAAIPTNHPLAQKEILTLEDLADFPYICSRESYCKMRVKEMEKLFLKAGLELKLGMKYRRKHTGTVFVAAGLGWTIINDGSERTMPQGVALRPIEADLPPFEVGMIWNPNRVTPLIDNFLSFYKEQSRE; from the coding sequence ATGCGCCAACTACGTTACTTTGAAGCGGTCGCGGAAGAACTTCACTTCGGGAAAGCTGCCGAACGTCTACATATACAGCAACCACCGCTAAGCAGACAGATTCAAAGCCTTGAAGAAGAGCTTGGAACACAGTTATTCAACCGCACAAATAGAAAGGTTGAGCTGACCGAAGCTGGAAAATATTTTCTGGATGAAGCTAAGGAGATGCTGAAAAAAGACTCACGGGCACGGGCTACTCTTCAAGCTATGGGAGACGGGACAGCCGGAAAACTTCATGTCGGATTTGTATACCTTGTGCTCTCGTCGGCCTTTCCTGACATTGTAGGACGCTTTATACGGAAGTATACTGCCATTGATGTCGAACTACATGACGAAACCAGCTATGAGCAAATTGAAGCGGTCCGCGACGGATCACGCCACGTAGGATTTGTCACACTCAATCTGATGGATCTTCAAGATCTCTCCCACGTTGTGGTGCAGTGCACCAATCCCCGCGCAGCTATCCCGACCAACCATCCGCTGGCACAGAAAGAAATCCTGACCTTAGAAGATCTGGCTGATTTTCCTTACATATGCAGTCGGGAATCTTATTGTAAAATGAGAGTGAAAGAGATGGAAAAACTCTTTTTGAAGGCGGGACTGGAATTAAAACTAGGCATGAAATATCGGCGAAAACACACTGGCACAGTCTTTGTTGCCGCGGGCTTAGGCTGGACAATCATTAATGACGGTTCCGAACGCACAATGCCACAAGGAGTTGCCCTAAGACCGATCGAGGCAGATCTCCCTCCGTTTGAAGTCGGGATGATATGGAACCCCAATAGGGTAACACCGCTGATTGATAACTTTCTATCTTTTTATAAAGAACAATCCAGAGAATAA
- the ahcY gene encoding adenosylhomocysteinase, translating to MLKLDPKMDNKVADMSLAEWGNKEMQLSEREVPGLMALREKFGTEKPLKGLKIMGSLHMTIQTAMLIETLAELGADLRWASCNIFSTQDHAAAAIAANGTSKVFAWKGESLEEFWWCTEQALTWPDGSGPDLIVDDGGDATLMVHKGVQAEKDPSMLEKKYDNKEFQLVINRLKASVAENPSKWTDIAKKIQGVSEETTTGVHRLYQMQAAGELLFPAINVNDSVTKSKFDNLYGCRESLADGIKRATDIMIAGKIVVVIGYGDVGKGCAQSMRGFGARVIITEVDPICALQAAMEGYEVTPMAKAVERGDVFVTCTGNYHVITGEHIAQMKDEAIICNIGHFDNEIEMAYLEDNPKSKKIEIKPQVDKWVLESGKSVIVLAEGRLVNLGCATGHPSFVMSNSFTNQVLAQIDLAQNTYEPCVMILSKKLDEEVARLHLERLGVELEVLSKEQADYISVDVEGPYKPNHYRY from the coding sequence ATGCTTAAACTAGATCCTAAAATGGATAACAAAGTCGCTGACATGTCTCTTGCTGAATGGGGCAACAAAGAAATGCAGCTTTCCGAACGTGAAGTGCCGGGTCTTATGGCTCTGCGTGAAAAGTTCGGTACGGAAAAACCTCTTAAAGGTCTTAAGATCATGGGCAGCCTGCACATGACTATCCAGACAGCAATGCTCATCGAGACTCTTGCTGAACTCGGCGCTGATCTTCGTTGGGCTTCTTGTAATATTTTTTCTACTCAGGACCACGCAGCAGCTGCCATTGCAGCAAACGGAACTTCTAAAGTTTTTGCCTGGAAGGGTGAAAGTCTTGAAGAATTCTGGTGGTGTACTGAACAGGCTTTGACATGGCCCGACGGTTCCGGTCCTGACCTCATCGTAGATGACGGCGGCGACGCAACTCTTATGGTTCATAAAGGTGTTCAGGCTGAGAAAGATCCTTCCATGCTTGAAAAGAAATACGACAACAAAGAATTTCAGCTTGTTATCAATCGTTTGAAAGCTTCTGTTGCTGAAAATCCATCTAAATGGACTGATATAGCTAAAAAAATTCAGGGTGTTTCTGAAGAAACAACCACAGGTGTACATCGTCTGTATCAGATGCAGGCAGCAGGCGAACTTCTTTTCCCTGCAATCAATGTTAACGATTCTGTGACCAAGTCCAAGTTTGATAACCTTTACGGTTGCCGCGAGTCTCTGGCTGACGGAATCAAACGTGCAACTGATATCATGATTGCCGGTAAAATCGTTGTTGTCATCGGTTACGGTGATGTTGGTAAAGGGTGTGCTCAGTCTATGCGCGGCTTTGGTGCTCGTGTCATTATTACAGAAGTTGACCCGATTTGTGCTCTTCAGGCTGCAATGGAAGGTTATGAAGTCACCCCAATGGCGAAAGCTGTTGAACGCGGAGATGTTTTTGTTACCTGCACAGGTAACTACCACGTTATCACGGGTGAACACATTGCTCAGATGAAAGATGAAGCAATTATTTGCAATATCGGTCACTTCGATAATGAAATCGAAATGGCTTATCTTGAGGACAATCCTAAATCTAAGAAGATTGAAATTAAACCTCAGGTTGATAAATGGGTTCTTGAATCCGGTAAATCTGTAATTGTTCTTGCTGAAGGACGTCTGGTCAACCTCGGTTGCGCTACCGGTCACCCCAGCTTTGTAATGAGTAACAGCTTCACTAATCAGGTTCTTGCACAGATCGACCTTGCTCAGAATACCTATGAGCCATGCGTTATGATTCTTTCTAAGAAGCTTGATGAAGAAGTTGCGCGTCTGCATCTTGAGCGTCTCGGAGTTGAGCTTGAAGTTCTTTCAAAAGAACAGGCAGACTACATCAGCGTTGATGTTGAAGGTCCTTACAAACCGAATCACTATCGCTACTAA
- a CDS encoding DUF721 domain-containing protein → MVRKAKYTGPRKRHFHPRQRALRTMGEAMSDFVSVLDGNHKLMIPKLWKAWPELMGELAEFAKPLGHRKTTLILAAEDSVAAQELSYFAPEILLRINSFFGEEVFDKVLFELLNGRVPLDGYKLKRTPIQRPKIKKPENIGGMKDKFDPESAVGRCYLKYVRLFENS, encoded by the coding sequence ATGGTTAGAAAAGCAAAATACACCGGCCCAAGAAAAAGGCACTTCCATCCACGCCAACGTGCGCTACGCACTATGGGCGAGGCCATGAGCGACTTTGTTTCCGTCCTTGACGGCAACCACAAGCTCATGATTCCAAAGCTGTGGAAAGCTTGGCCGGAACTGATGGGAGAACTTGCGGAATTTGCGAAACCACTTGGTCACCGCAAGACTACCCTGATCCTTGCAGCAGAAGATTCAGTCGCGGCGCAAGAGCTTTCTTACTTCGCCCCGGAGATTCTATTAAGAATTAATTCATTTTTTGGTGAAGAAGTCTTTGACAAAGTACTATTCGAGCTGTTAAACGGCAGGGTTCCATTGGACGGGTACAAATTAAAGCGAACCCCTATCCAAAGACCCAAGATCAAGAAGCCCGAAAATATTGGCGGGATGAAAGACAAATTTGATCCAGAATCGGCGGTCGGCAGATGTTATCTGAAGTACGTCCGTCTGTTTGAAAATTCATAA
- a CDS encoding metalloregulator ArsR/SmtB family transcription factor, which produces MEILKFSKALSDEIRVRLLAMLRDNELNVGEVVQVLGMSQPRVSRHLKILHESGLLESRREGLWNFYRLAQSGAGQRFSDSISWLIENETEVLADKRRVIEVLAERNMETRKFFDEIAEDWEHLQRNVFGDFNLNSELLGFMKDCSVGVDLGCGNGAFLGDMLVKCKSVIGVDSSRKMLELASNRIGEMPDVSLRIGELTHLPLRDLEADFAVISMVLHHLPNPDRAVSEAARVLTSGGRLVVADFVIHSNEKMRTEYGDRRLGFSEEELRGWMDEAGLGTITTHLFPVKEGLTVLVYVAEKQ; this is translated from the coding sequence ATGGAAATATTAAAATTCAGCAAAGCGTTGTCCGATGAAATCAGAGTCAGATTGCTGGCTATGCTTCGTGATAACGAGCTAAACGTTGGTGAGGTCGTCCAGGTTCTCGGGATGTCTCAGCCACGGGTTTCGCGCCATCTTAAGATTCTTCATGAGAGCGGTTTGCTGGAATCCAGAAGAGAAGGTTTGTGGAATTTTTATCGTCTTGCTCAGTCCGGTGCAGGTCAGCGTTTTTCTGATTCTATCAGCTGGCTGATTGAAAATGAGACTGAAGTTTTAGCTGATAAGCGCCGTGTTATTGAAGTTCTGGCTGAACGCAACATGGAAACACGCAAGTTTTTTGATGAAATTGCTGAGGACTGGGAACATCTTCAACGTAATGTTTTTGGTGATTTCAATCTTAATTCCGAATTGCTCGGTTTTATGAAAGACTGTTCGGTCGGGGTTGATCTCGGATGCGGTAACGGAGCTTTTCTTGGCGATATGCTGGTAAAGTGTAAATCTGTTATTGGTGTCGACAGTTCCCGCAAAATGCTGGAGCTCGCTTCCAATCGTATTGGTGAGATGCCTGATGTCAGTCTTCGTATAGGTGAGCTTACTCATTTGCCGCTTCGGGACTTGGAAGCTGATTTCGCTGTTATTTCAATGGTTCTGCATCATTTGCCCAATCCTGACAGGGCTGTTTCGGAGGCTGCAAGGGTTCTGACTAGCGGTGGCAGGTTGGTTGTTGCAGATTTTGTCATACACTCTAATGAAAAGATGCGCACCGAATATGGTGACCGCAGACTTGGTTTTTCAGAAGAGGAACTTCGAGGGTGGATGGATGAGGCCGGACTCGGCACGATTACAACTCATCTCTTTCCTGTGAAGGAAGGACTTACTGTCTTGGTTTACGTCGCAGAAAAACAATAG